ACCATATATGATTTTGTGAAAGCCTATGAACACTTCAGCGATCCGGAGTGGGACGGCGAGCCCCTGCCGCGCGAGCCATGCCCGGTATGCGGCAGACACCCCTGTATCTGCCGGAAAAACAAAAAGGTGAAGGTGAAAGCTGTTCAGGGACGAAGACGAGCTGCGCGCCCTGTGGAGCCGTCCGGATACCCACAAGGCTTTGCTCGAAGGCCTGGCGGAAAAAGGCTACGGCACTGAGCAACTGCGCGAGATCGGAAAACTCATCGAGGCTGAAAATTCAGATTTCTATGATATTTTGGCCTATATCGCCTTTGCCCGGCCGCCGGTCACCCGGGCCGAGCGCGTGGAAACATGCCGGACGGAAATCTTTAATGGCTATGATTACCCCCAGCAGGAATTTTTAAACTTTGCCCTGGACCATTACGTGGCGCGCGGTGTGGAAGAACTGGATACCGCCAAGCTGCCGCAGTTAATTTAACTCAAATACCACAGCGTCGGCGATGCAATGGCCGAACTCGGCCCCCCGGATAACATCCGCAAGGTCTTTGTGGAGTTCCAGCAATACTTGTATTGAGAGAGATACCGTGAATCCATCCATTTTCATGAACTCATCCATATTATCCAGGGGATGAACTTGGAGCGATGACTATTATCCAGGTCTAAGGGATCAACCTGCTTAAATTCGGCTCCCACAGGCACCCGCTGGAGGTTATCGCCTATGATTTAACTACCGATTTTGACCGGGAAATTTTGATAACGAAACTTGAATCAAGGATTGGAGAACACTGCCAGGACATTGCAAAAAGACTGCCCGTTTAATCATTCGTTGGCTTTTTCTGCAGTTAATTTGAACACCAATTTGGGAGAATCTTAAGGAGGTCTTCGGACAAATCACTTCGACAATACCTGCCGGACGATGTCGTACTCGCTGTCTGCGGCCGGTTTAAAACCGCTCACATCCATGGCTTTCAACACCGGCGAATCTTCATCCAGATTGACCATGGCCGTTCGGATCGCCGACTTCATCTCAGCGGACAATTGGCGATTGACCGAAATCGCCCAGTTCGGCAGCCAGGCGCATGGCGCCACGACCTTTATCGTTCCGGGCTGGATGTATTGATCGGCAATGTGCAAGGCCGATTCGCGGATAAATCCGGCGTCCACATCACCGACACTTACGGAGATGATCACATTTTCCTGTTTGTTGTCTGAGGCCACCTCTAGTTCGCAGTCGTTTTCCACCTCGAGACCGTTCTCGGCCAATGCCAGCTTCTGTGACAAAAATCCGCCAGCCGACGTTTCACCCACGATCATAATTTTTTTGTGTTTCAAATCCCTGAAGGCCTGGATCCCGCTATCGGGGCGCGCGATGATGATACCCCGGAACCGGTCGCCACCCTCTCCTTTGATCGCCATGGCCAGGACTTCATGCGCTTCCGACACTTTTGTGTAGACGAGAGGGTTTTCATATCCGATATCTATTTCGCCGCTTTTCAGGCGATTTTCGTATTCACCGAAATCATTGCTCAGAACCGGGTTGACCTGCGCACCGATCTCATCGGAGAGATGGGCGGCCAACGGATCAATCATGCTATGGATTTTCTTGGGGAAATACCTTGGCAGCATGGAGAATTCGTAAACATCAGTGGCCGAAGCCGGAATGGAAAGCAACAATACCAGACAGATGGTCGCCCAAAGCAAGGTAGCGGATTTATTCATTATGCTCTCATTCATTGACTATGATTCGGTTTTTGGATTCATCCCCGAGGCGCGTCGTACCTCGTCGTATTCACTGTCCCTGGCAGGCCTGAAACGATCGATTTTCAATGCCTTGATGACCGGATGCGCGGGATCTAGTTCCAATAGGGCGGCCTGGATGTCGCACTTGAGATCTTCCGGAAGGCTTTTATCAACCGAAAATGCCCAGTTGGGCAGCCACGCATTTACCGCCACCACCTTAATCTGGGCGGTCGGGAGGTAGTTGTCGGCCTTATGAAGGGCGGATTCACGGATAAATCCGGCCTCCGCCTCGCCGGTATAGACTGACAGAAGGACATTCTCCTGCTTGTTGTCCATCGCCTCCGAGATCGTGCACTCCTTTTCAACATCGATGCCGACCCTTGACAGCGACAATTTCTGCGACAGATACCCGCCTGCCGAGGTCAAGCCGACGATACTGATGGTCTTGCCCCGCAGGTCTTCCAGTTTTGAAATGCCGCTGTCCTGTCGTGCAATAACGATTCCTCGAAATTTATCCCGGTCCTTTCCTTTTTCTGCCATGGCCAATACTTCATGGGTATCTGAAACAAGGGTGTAGATGTAGGGATTTTCATAGCCCATCTGGATGGCGCCGCTTTTAAGGCGCTTTTCATATTGGGAAAAATCACTGGTAATGACCGCCTCGATTTGAACCCCGGTTTTTTGTGTCAGATAATCGGCCAGGGGATTAATCCGTTGGTTGATCTCCTCGGAGGAGTAACGGGGCAGCATCGACAGTTGGTAGGCTTCTCCGGCATAGTTCGCCGTCGGAACCACAAGTAGCAGAAGCATCAACATCGCGTGGTGTAGCTTCATAAGTCTCTCCAATCACAATAGAGGTCGACCTTGATTTAATTGCGCCGAAGGCGCTTCATGGCGGCTTTTATCGAAAAACGCATGCGTTCCAGCGAGGCTGCCAGATCGCTTATCTCTCCGCCGCCCTTGACCTCGATGGGCATATCGATCTCTCCAAGGCTGATTTTTTCGGCCGCCTGCGACAGCAAATGGATCGGCCTGGATATGGTTCGGGCAACCATCAGGAAACAGAGTCCCCCCAAAAATGCAATCACCAGCAAAAAAATCAGTAAAGGAACGAGGCTCTGCCGAACCGCCTGATCAACGTCTGCAGTAAACAAGCCGACATGTGCTTCGCCGCCGGTATCGCCTATCATGACGGCAACATCGTGTATTTCCTGTCCCCCCACACTGAAATCCGTTGCGCTTTCTCGCTGCCCACTTGGTATTCGATTCTGGGTCGAGATCTCCTTGGGAAAGCCGCTTGTTTTGACACGCTCGATAAAATCCGGTGCGAACCGATCCTGGTCGCCGAGAATACCGGCGACAACAACGCCTCGTTTATTGAGGACCGACACGTAGGCCACGCCGGGAAGCGCGGCATTGGTCTCGGCGGTCTTGTTGACGCGAAGATAGTTTTTGATGAGCAGCGGCTGGTGGATTGCGGCACTGAAAGAGCGTGAAATGGAATATGTTCGCAAATCAATCTGATCATGCATAAGGGAGGGTACGAACTTCATGTAAACCAAGGTGAGAATGGATCCGGCAAGCACAATAAACGCTATAAACACCAAAAGCAGTTTCTTCCCGATCGTGAATCCATTGGATTTTGATTTCGCGGAAATGGAAGACGGATCCGTCTTCCATTCCGGTTTGGGCCTCTGCGGTTCTGAAGTGTCGTTGCGGCCCACGGTTTGAAATGATCCGTGGGCCGCACTATTGTCTTTCAACATATCGCCCGAAACCTGCTCGGGCTCGATGGTTTCGACATTTTGTTTGGGTTTGAGGACCTCTATCGCACTTTTGCAGTTCGGGCAGTTGAACAACGTACGCGCCTTGACGAGTTTCTCTTCGTCAATTTTGTACCGCTTGCCACACTCCTCGCAAATAATGACCATGTTGCGGTCTCCCTTCGCCATATCTTATTTTTCTTCAAGTTTTTTCAGCATGCTTCTTATGAATTCGATCCTCTCGTTTTCATCCGACACCTGCTGTCCAACGGTTTCGATCAGTTCGGCGGCGCTGTCAAGCGGCACCTTCATCTCCTCACCGCCGATTTCCGTCACGGCGTCCTCTACCATCA
This sequence is a window from Desulfosalsimonas propionicica. Protein-coding genes within it:
- a CDS encoding HAMP domain-containing protein — protein: MAKGDRNMVIICEECGKRYKIDEEKLVKARTLFNCPNCKSAIEVLKPKQNVETIEPEQVSGDMLKDNSAAHGSFQTVGRNDTSEPQRPKPEWKTDPSSISAKSKSNGFTIGKKLLLVFIAFIVLAGSILTLVYMKFVPSLMHDQIDLRTYSISRSFSAAIHQPLLIKNYLRVNKTAETNAALPGVAYVSVLNKRGVVVAGILGDQDRFAPDFIERVKTSGFPKEISTQNRIPSGQRESATDFSVGGQEIHDVAVMIGDTGGEAHVGLFTADVDQAVRQSLVPLLIFLLVIAFLGGLCFLMVARTISRPIHLLSQAAEKISLGEIDMPIEVKGGGEISDLAASLERMRFSIKAAMKRLRRN
- a CDS encoding type I restriction-modification enzyme R subunit C-terminal domain-containing protein translates to MLEGLAEKGYGTEQLREIGKLIEAENSDFYDILAYIAFARPPVTRAERVETCRTEIFNGYDYPQQEFLNFALDHYVARGVEELDTAKLPQLI
- a CDS encoding phosphate/phosphite/phosphonate ABC transporter substrate-binding protein; amino-acid sequence: MKLHHAMLMLLLLVVPTANYAGEAYQLSMLPRYSSEEINQRINPLADYLTQKTGVQIEAVITSDFSQYEKRLKSGAIQMGYENPYIYTLVSDTHEVLAMAEKGKDRDKFRGIVIARQDSGISKLEDLRGKTISIVGLTSAGGYLSQKLSLSRVGIDVEKECTISEAMDNKQENVLLSVYTGEAEAGFIRESALHKADNYLPTAQIKVVAVNAWLPNWAFSVDKSLPEDLKCDIQAALLELDPAHPVIKALKIDRFRPARDSEYDEVRRASGMNPKTES
- a CDS encoding phosphate/phosphite/phosphonate ABC transporter substrate-binding protein; the encoded protein is MNKSATLLWATICLVLLLSIPASATDVYEFSMLPRYFPKKIHSMIDPLAAHLSDEIGAQVNPVLSNDFGEYENRLKSGEIDIGYENPLVYTKVSEAHEVLAMAIKGEGGDRFRGIIIARPDSGIQAFRDLKHKKIMIVGETSAGGFLSQKLALAENGLEVENDCELEVASDNKQENVIISVSVGDVDAGFIRESALHIADQYIQPGTIKVVAPCAWLPNWAISVNRQLSAEMKSAIRTAMVNLDEDSPVLKAMDVSGFKPAADSEYDIVRQVLSK